TGCTAACCTGCTTAATTAGATCTGGGTTAACAATGCCTGTAAAATGATGCGTCCCAGGTGATTTTGCATTGTTTTTTAGGAAGATATGATCATATCCATTTAACAGCGGAAGATCCCATTCAATAGTTCTATCAAATCCTTTATCATAATTATAGGATGATTGTTCCCCAGAAGTGTAAAACACTTTTAATTGAACTTGGTTAGCTAGTAATTGAAATACAGGAGCATAATATTGTATGGGATGAGTACAAATTATAGCTAATCTTTTAGTCATTTGGGGTTGCTAAGATATTACCTGACTTAATATTTTGAAAGTCATCTAAAACTTTTGTGCCTTTTTGATTAATGTGAAAGAAATGGTAATTTAAAGAATGAAGCAGCAGTAGAATGTGATTTTCAGGAAGGCCGGTCTTATGATGATAATATTTGTCATATTCAAATATGATTTTAGGTCTATTCTTTTTAATTGTTTGAAATAGCCCCTCTATTACAAAACTTTCATATCCTTCAACATCTATTTTAATGAAGTCAACTCTATCTTCTCCAATTATTTCATCTCCAATAGCACAGTTAATTAAAGTATCTCCCTTTTTGTCAAATAAATTGTATGATCCCGGATTAATATGGTTTACATCAGCAGCTATATTTAATTGTTCATTTTTGTTGCCTAATGCGATTTGTTTAGTTATTATATTTTTAAAGTCATTTAAATTCACATTAAAATTTAATGCTTCAAAATTATGTGGAACAGGTTCAAATGCACTGACATTGCCATTTTTACCAGTAAGTTCTGCAAAATACAACGTATGAAAACCAATATTGGCACCCACATCTAGAATATAATCTCCTTTATTAATGTTGGACTTAAAGATCTTTTTAAGTTCACTTTCATATTCACCCGTGAAAATGATTTTAGCACCGATCCATGTTAAAGGATTACAGTTAACCTTAAAATCACCTGTTATTGGACTTACAATTTGCGGTTTTTTGCCAAGTCGGTTGCTCTTAAACAAATAATTGAAAATTCGATCTTGGCCTCTATAGAAAGGTCTTCTTAATAAAAATCTATATAGCTTTTGAGCTAGCATCTATAACCTGGTTAAATAAGTTTATTTGTTGTTTAGTTAAATGGGCAGCTGTATAAGGTTCAAAAGCTTGCCAATTAGTCAGAGGAGCAGTTTTTCTATTTACTTTCTCTATATATTGAGATAAAATAGGATATGCGATTTGAATGGACTGATCTAAAGTAATTAAATCACCAGCATTACATTCCTTAATAATTTTAGCGGCACTACTTTCCTTATGAAATAAAGCTAATAAAGGTTTATTGGTTAAAATATAGGGATAAAGTTTGGAAGCAGTATAGCCAACATCATTAGAGCCTATTATGATTAAACCATCTGCTTGTTTTAAGTTTTTAATACTCTCATAAAAACCAATTCTATCAGTATATTCTGTAACATAATTCGAAATGTCAAAGTTATGCGCTAGAGTTGAAATGGTTTCCTTTCCTTTTCCTTTTGGTGCATAACTTGTACCAATAAAATGCAGATGTACATTATTAAATAATTCAGGTCTTTCCTTAATTCCCTTTTTAAAACTTTCGAATAAAATATTGATTGCATCTTGCATATCATATCCTCCTCTTCCAACATAAACTAAATTAACATATCCTTCTTGTTGAGGGTAAGCCAGCTTTAGATTTTCCTTGTGCTTATCTGCTATTTCAAAATCTAAATCAAAAGCACCAAAAGTGATAGTTGCTGAAGGCTTCTTTTTTAATAAAGGATATCTTGTATGTAATACTTGAATGTATTTTGTTGAAACACTAATCAATCCGTTTACTTTTCTCATCGCAATCGGCTCAAGGTATTTATGTAAACGATAAGAAAACCAATATTTTTTAGGGCGCTCTGCTTTTGGCTTGTTTTTATAATAATCAGAGTGCCAAGGATCTTGCATATCAATTACATAAGGTATGCCGAATTTTCTACTCCAGTGGTTACCTAAAACACAAATTGGAAACTCAGTAGTTGAAAAATAAATCAAATCAAACTTTTTTGATTTTAGCAATCGATTAACCTTTTGTTTATAAAACCACATAGAACGTAAACCTAAACTCCCAAGACCAAATTTACTAGTCCATTTTTTTGATAAAGCACTAACCTTATGAATTACTATATCAGAAGGAATTGATTCCAACAATAAAGGATCCTTAACAACATCACTATACTTTTCATCCACTATAACTACCTCTACATTCCAGTCTAGATCTTTAAAATAAGGCAAACTCATTCTAACACGTTGCATATCGGCAGTATTGGAAGGAGGGAAGTAGGGGCATATAATTAATATTCTTTTCAATCTTTTAATGTTTTTTCTATAAGGCTTATAAATTTTTTACTTTCCAATTCCCAATTCATACTTTCCCTTGCTAGGGAATAAGATGCAAATTTGGTTTGTTGGAGTAATTCTCTATTGATATCAAAATTATTAATTAGGGTTGCTAATGCTTCCACATTTCCAATACTATATGAAAATCCAATTGTGGTATATTTATTGAGAAATTCTTTCTGGGCTGAAGTTTCTGAAGCAATTACTGCCAATCCACTGGTTAAATAGGTAAAAATTTTATTAGATAAAGCTATATCGTTATTTAAGCAAAAGCCTGACTCTATCGCTAGACCTATATCATGTTTGTTTGCCAATTCGAAAATTTTGTCAGGAGATATGGGGGAGATAAATTTTAGTTGTTCTTGTTCTAATCTAAAATCATCAGCTAAGCTTAAAAAGTAAGTTTTATTAGCCTCATCGATATTCCCTAAAAGGGTTAAACTAATATGTTTTCTTTTGAGTAATGCTACTGCTTTTATTACATCTTCTATACCTCTTTCTTTACCAATGGTTTGAGAGAACCAAAATAATTTGAGTTTTTCTCCTTCAGCTCTTAACTTTTTTTCTTGAATACAGAAGGCAGGAAAGACATTGTTGATAATAATTGGATTTAATTTAGGGTAGAATTTCTTGTACTCTTTGCCGATTAAAGGGCTAGCAACAGTGAGATAATCTACGCTTGGTAGATACTTGTCTTCGATAAATTGGGCTAATCTGAATGCTAAACTGTTTTCATTGTCCGTTTGTTCTTGTCGATGAAAATCTTCTGCATCGAAACCACATTTTGAATAATGCTTTTTGCTTGCTAATACAGCCACTGGTAAAGCTCCCAAATTGTGTGCAATATATAAATCTGCTTTTATGGATTTTGCTTTATCTAATAAGCCATTAACATTTCTTTTAATAGCAAATTCTGCAATCCCATATTTCATACCAATATACCTTGCAAGTAAGTTGCCAATACGATGCTTAATTCTACTTATTAAATATTGAAATTTTTTATTATCAGGGTTACCACCAGTATGGACAGCTGTCCATTTCTTGCTTTTTAATAACTTTAAGTCAATAACTGTCCCCCAATCATTCCAATATTGGTAAATTACTGTTACGATAAAGCCTTGATCAGATAAAGCATCAGCTTCCTTAACCAATCGGGGATTTAAACTAGGTTGACCAGAAGTGACGATTACAATTTTGATCATTTATGACTATTAATCATCTTTTGGTATAGATCCAAGTATTGATCAATAATTACTATGGAAGAAAACCTTTTTTCGCAGTCTTGCCTTACCTTTTTTCTATCTAATTGAGGTATTTTATCTATCAAATCAACCATTTCATCAATAGTATTGCAACTGTATCCATTTAGTCCATTTATAATCACTTCTGAAACAGAACCTCTATTAAAGCCAATGATAGGAGTTCCACAAGCCATAGCTTCTGCCATTACAATACCAAAGGGTTCATTCCATTCAATTGGCATTAGAAATCCAGACGCATTCCTTAATAGAATGTTTTTTTGCACATCGTCTACAGGTCCGATATAACTAATTTGTTCGTTTAGATGCGGTTTAATGTCTTGGTGAAAATAATCTTGATAAACTGAAGGGATATTTCCTGCAATAACCAATTTTTTGCCCGTCCTTTGAGCAACCTCTATTGCTATATGAGTGCCTTTAATAGGTTCTATTCTTCCTAAAAAGACCAAAGGAGCATGATCAGATACAATGGCGTTAAAATGATATATGCCTAAATCTACTCCATTAAAGATAGGATAGGATGGCGCATAAGGTGAAATCTGATTACTAATATAACTACTACATCCAGTAAATGACAAAGTGTTTTTTTTGAATATTTTTTTTGCATTTACAATTTGTTTAATTGTTGGTTCGCGTTGATAAGACATCAACTTTGGTATTTTTGAATTGAAAAATGGCAGCAAATATGCCAACCTACCAAAACTGTGTATTATATCTGGCTTAAACCTGTACAGTTTTGAAATTACTTTAACATTTTCTAAATGACTAATTAAGCTACCACTTTGTGCCGGAAATTTAAGTAGCTCAATGCTTGTTGAAGAATCCTTATTGGCAACTAAAAGGACATCATGGCCTTTTGCAGTTAGCCCATGAGATAAAAAATCGATTATTCGCTCAATTCCACCATAGTTTTGTGGTGGAATTGGAATAAATGGATCTGCTATAATGGCTATTTTCATACCGAATTCTGATATAATTTAATATAGTGATTAGCCATATGCGTTGCAGTATAATTTTCATCGAACACATTTCTGCAAGTTTGCCGATCGATTTCTGGCAATTTATTTATGGCATTAATAAGGTCTTCAAATGCTTCACCCGTAAAGCCATTGACACCATTTATAATATATTCCTTAAAACAAAATCTATTATAGCTAATTACCGGACATCCACAAGCATTCGCTTCAAGCATAGTTGTGTTAAAAGCTTCACTATCGCTAGTCGGGATCAGTAATGCTGCAGCTTCATTTAATAAAATGTTTTTTTGTTTGTCATTTACTTCTCCAATAAAACGTATACTCTTTCCATCACATTCCGAAAGTACAAAGCGCTCAAACCATGCAATTTCATGTGGATAATCTCCGATCTTTCCTGCAATAATTAAACTCTTATTTGTGGCTTTAGCTAATTCAATAGCGTCCATTACACCTTTTGTTTTTCCTATTCTGCAAATGATGATTAAGGGAGCATCACTATGT
The sequence above is drawn from the Pedobacter frigiditerrae genome and encodes:
- a CDS encoding glycosyltransferase family 4 protein, with amino-acid sequence MKIAIIADPFIPIPPQNYGGIERIIDFLSHGLTAKGHDVLLVANKDSSTSIELLKFPAQSGSLISHLENVKVISKLYRFKPDIIHSFGRLAYLLPFFNSKIPKLMSYQREPTIKQIVNAKKIFKKNTLSFTGCSSYISNQISPYAPSYPIFNGVDLGIYHFNAIVSDHAPLVFLGRIEPIKGTHIAIEVAQRTGKKLVIAGNIPSVYQDYFHQDIKPHLNEQISYIGPVDDVQKNILLRNASGFLMPIEWNEPFGIVMAEAMACGTPIIGFNRGSVSEVIINGLNGYSCNTIDEMVDLIDKIPQLDRKKVRQDCEKRFSSIVIIDQYLDLYQKMINSHK
- a CDS encoding FkbM family methyltransferase — its product is MLAQKLYRFLLRRPFYRGQDRIFNYLFKSNRLGKKPQIVSPITGDFKVNCNPLTWIGAKIIFTGEYESELKKIFKSNINKGDYILDVGANIGFHTLYFAELTGKNGNVSAFEPVPHNFEALNFNVNLNDFKNIITKQIALGNKNEQLNIAADVNHINPGSYNLFDKKGDTLINCAIGDEIIGEDRVDFIKIDVEGYESFVIEGLFQTIKKNRPKIIFEYDKYYHHKTGLPENHILLLLHSLNYHFFHINQKGTKVLDDFQNIKSGNILATPND
- a CDS encoding glycosyltransferase produces the protein MIKIVIVTSGQPSLNPRLVKEADALSDQGFIVTVIYQYWNDWGTVIDLKLLKSKKWTAVHTGGNPDNKKFQYLISRIKHRIGNLLARYIGMKYGIAEFAIKRNVNGLLDKAKSIKADLYIAHNLGALPVAVLASKKHYSKCGFDAEDFHRQEQTDNENSLAFRLAQFIEDKYLPSVDYLTVASPLIGKEYKKFYPKLNPIIINNVFPAFCIQEKKLRAEGEKLKLFWFSQTIGKERGIEDVIKAVALLKRKHISLTLLGNIDEANKTYFLSLADDFRLEQEQLKFISPISPDKIFELANKHDIGLAIESGFCLNNDIALSNKIFTYLTSGLAVIASETSAQKEFLNKYTTIGFSYSIGNVEALATLINNFDINRELLQQTKFASYSLARESMNWELESKKFISLIEKTLKD
- a CDS encoding glycosyltransferase; the encoded protein is MKILQIVNPVIPFPPTTIGGTERIVYYLINELLRNGHEITLMAHNDSIVPEGVRFIPIGTYLDQKNTIQIIWKHLLFNKYDVIHNHGRLIYFLPKLWSKIRKIHTFHMADLDTISFRRFLALNPLNLTLSPCGKWIQDKSINLKGNWSYVNNGLPKYLYSYNQNPLHSDAPLIIICRIGKTKGVMDAIELAKATNKSLIIAGKIGDYPHEIAWFERFVLSECDGKSIRFIGEVNDKQKNILLNEAAALLIPTSDSEAFNTTMLEANACGCPVISYNRFCFKEYIINGVNGFTGEAFEDLINAINKLPEIDRQTCRNVFDENYTATHMANHYIKLYQNSV